In one Candidatus Coatesbacteria bacterium genomic region, the following are encoded:
- the hydG gene encoding [FeFe] hydrogenase H-cluster radical SAM maturase HydG encodes MSTTATQTFIDPPLIRRQLAEGAAAGPKEVAAVLDVAAEKKGLTPEQTAILLGNDDPELWRETFKLAKKIKLDIYGRRIVLFAPLYVANYCQNDCLYCAFRCTNDDIQRHALDDDELAGEVRALESVGHKRLLMVYGEHPKYGIDYITQTIATAYQTKTADGKGEIRRININAAPMDVDDYRRLKEIGIGTYQVFQETYDPELYARVHPPRTRKADFAWRLYSLHRAQEGLLDDVAIGALFGLGDWRFEVMGLLYHALDMDEKFNVGPHTISFPRLEPAHNTPFTTESAHLVCDEDFKKLVAVIRLMVPYTGMILTAREKPELRREVLEMGCSQIDGGTRIGIGSYAGDDDGNIPDRQQFSIYDNRSLDEVVRDLAAMDYTPSFCTACYREARTGETFMGIAKHGEVGEICQMNAILTFSEFLLDYASAETKRVGFDLIKREIADLDDKRRRMVEAAVKKMTAGERDLYF; translated from the coding sequence ATGAGCACCACCGCCACGCAGACCTTCATCGACCCGCCGCTGATCCGCCGCCAACTGGCCGAGGGCGCCGCCGCCGGGCCCAAGGAAGTCGCCGCGGTTCTCGACGTCGCCGCCGAGAAAAAGGGCCTGACCCCGGAGCAGACGGCCATTCTGTTGGGCAACGACGACCCGGAGCTCTGGCGGGAGACCTTCAAGCTGGCCAAGAAGATCAAGCTGGACATCTACGGCCGGCGGATCGTCCTCTTCGCTCCGCTCTATGTGGCCAACTACTGCCAGAACGACTGTCTGTACTGCGCTTTTCGCTGCACCAACGACGACATCCAGCGCCACGCCCTCGACGACGACGAGCTGGCCGGCGAGGTCCGCGCCCTGGAAAGCGTCGGCCACAAGCGCCTGCTGATGGTCTACGGCGAGCACCCCAAGTACGGTATCGACTACATCACCCAGACCATCGCTACGGCCTACCAGACCAAGACCGCCGACGGCAAGGGCGAGATCCGCCGCATCAACATCAACGCCGCCCCGATGGACGTCGACGACTACCGCCGGCTCAAGGAGATCGGTATCGGCACCTACCAGGTCTTCCAGGAGACCTACGATCCCGAGCTCTACGCCCGCGTCCACCCACCGCGTACCCGCAAGGCCGATTTCGCCTGGCGCCTCTACAGCCTGCATCGGGCCCAGGAGGGGCTGCTGGACGACGTGGCCATCGGAGCGCTCTTCGGCCTGGGCGACTGGCGCTTCGAGGTCATGGGCCTGCTCTACCACGCCCTGGACATGGACGAGAAGTTCAACGTCGGCCCGCACACCATCAGCTTCCCGCGCCTGGAACCGGCTCACAACACCCCCTTCACCACGGAGTCGGCCCACCTGGTCTGCGACGAGGACTTCAAGAAGCTCGTCGCCGTCATCCGGCTGATGGTGCCCTACACCGGGATGATCCTGACCGCCCGGGAGAAGCCGGAGCTGCGCCGCGAGGTCCTCGAGATGGGCTGTTCCCAGATCGACGGCGGCACGCGCATCGGCATCGGCTCCTATGCCGGCGACGATGACGGCAACATCCCCGACCGCCAGCAGTTCAGCATCTACGACAACCGCAGCCTCGACGAGGTCGTCCGTGACCTGGCCGCGATGGATTACACCCCCAGTTTCTGCACCGCCTGCTACCGCGAGGCCCGTACCGGCGAGACCTTCATGGGCATCGCCAAGCACGGCGAGGTGGGTGAGATTTGCCAGATGAACGCCATCCTGACCTTCAGCGAGTTCCTGCTGGACTACGCCTCCGCCGAAACCAAGCGGGTGGGCTTCGACCTGATCAAGCGCGAGATCGCCGACCTCGACGACAAGCGGCGGCGGATGGTCGAGGCCGCGGTGAAGAAGATGACCGCCGGCGAGCGCGACCTCTACTTCTAG
- the argF gene encoding ornithine carbamoyltransferase gives MAVDLRGRNLLTLKDLNTEELYQLIESGYQLKLENKRGQAHPLLAGQTLAMVFQKPSLRTRVSFQVGMAQLGGQAIYLGPDDIKLGKRETTEDIAIVTSRFVDGIMARVFGHEIVAELGEYSSVPVINGLSQWTHPCQALGDYLTVWEKKRRFEGLNLTFLGDFNNVARSLIFGGLKLGVNVTVGCPAAILEGKPDDEYADVLEWSTGKGSANGAVLRVSHDPAEAVEGADVVYTDVWESMGEKGSKSKSVFEPFRLDEALFAKAAPDAVIMHCLPAIYGEELTYEVSRLANSALFDQAENRMHAQKAVLAATMHPGH, from the coding sequence TTGGCCGTCGATCTGCGCGGACGCAACCTGTTGACCCTCAAGGACCTCAACACCGAGGAACTCTACCAGCTCATCGAGAGCGGTTACCAGCTCAAGCTGGAGAACAAGCGCGGCCAGGCCCATCCCCTGCTGGCCGGCCAGACCCTGGCGATGGTCTTCCAGAAACCCTCGCTGCGCACCCGGGTCAGCTTCCAGGTCGGGATGGCCCAGCTCGGCGGCCAGGCCATCTACCTGGGTCCCGACGATATCAAGCTCGGCAAGCGCGAGACCACCGAGGACATCGCCATCGTCACCTCGCGTTTCGTCGACGGCATTATGGCCCGGGTCTTCGGCCACGAGATCGTCGCCGAGCTCGGCGAGTATTCCAGCGTGCCGGTGATCAACGGCCTCTCCCAGTGGACTCATCCCTGCCAGGCTCTGGGCGACTACCTGACGGTCTGGGAGAAGAAGCGCCGGTTCGAGGGCCTCAACCTGACCTTCCTCGGCGACTTCAACAACGTGGCCCGCAGCCTGATCTTCGGCGGCCTCAAGCTCGGCGTCAACGTCACCGTCGGTTGTCCCGCGGCGATCCTCGAGGGCAAGCCCGACGACGAGTACGCCGACGTCCTCGAGTGGTCCACCGGCAAGGGTTCGGCCAACGGCGCCGTGCTGCGTGTCAGCCATGATCCCGCCGAGGCCGTCGAGGGCGCCGACGTCGTCTACACCGACGTCTGGGAGTCGATGGGCGAGAAGGGCTCCAAGTCCAAATCCGTTTTCGAACCCTTCCGTCTGGACGAGGCCCTGTTCGCCAAGGCCGCACCCGACGCCGTCATCATGCACTGCCTGCCCGCCATCTACGGCGAAGAGCTGACCTACGAGGTCAGCCGGCTGGCCAACTCCGCCCTGTTCGACCAGGCCGAGAACCGGATGCACGCCCAGAAGGCCGTCCTGGCGGCCACGATGCACCCGGGGCACTAG
- a CDS encoding protein-L-isoaspartate(D-aspartate) O-methyltransferase gives MSAGRKDFSGPRRRMVERQLRRRGLDNETVLAAMGEVPREEFVPPAARASAYADGPLAIGAGQTISQPYIVALMTSLVEPAPGGRILEIGSGSGYQAAVLAACGCEVYSVETLARLLEGARENLDRTGYLERVHLRHGNGYAGWPAAAPYDGALLTCAPPEIPAAIIEQVVEGGPIVGPRGRAPLQELVRLRRIGDEVREEYITGVLFVPMVDDGA, from the coding sequence ATGTCTGCAGGACGGAAAGATTTCAGCGGGCCGCGACGACGGATGGTCGAGCGCCAACTACGCCGCCGCGGTCTCGACAACGAGACGGTGCTGGCGGCGATGGGCGAGGTACCCCGGGAGGAGTTCGTCCCGCCGGCGGCGCGGGCCTCGGCCTACGCCGACGGCCCCCTGGCCATCGGCGCCGGTCAGACCATCAGCCAGCCCTACATCGTGGCCCTGATGACCAGTCTGGTCGAACCGGCGCCGGGCGGGCGCATCCTCGAGATCGGCAGCGGCTCCGGCTACCAGGCCGCCGTGCTGGCCGCTTGCGGTTGCGAGGTCTACAGCGTGGAGACCCTCGCCCGCCTGTTGGAGGGCGCCCGGGAGAACCTGGACCGCACCGGTTACTTGGAGCGCGTTCACCTGCGCCACGGCAACGGCTACGCCGGTTGGCCGGCCGCGGCGCCCTACGACGGCGCCCTGCTGACCTGCGCGCCGCCGGAGATCCCCGCGGCGATCATCGAACAGGTGGTCGAGGGCGGACCGATCGTCGGTCCCCGGGGCCGGGCCCCGCTGCAGGAACTCGTCCGCCTGCGCCGGATCGGGGATGAGGTCCGGGAGGAATACATCACCGGGGTGCTCTTCGTACCGATGGTCGACGACGGAGCGTAA
- a CDS encoding universal stress protein, whose translation MPATNLFRKILITADGSEYSIRAADAAFALAASCGAELHALAVIDSGILADYRDRPAKERQRVERDLKITAEHHLGYIVELANQRGLEVMLHIRTGRPNIEIINLAREEEIELIVIGKHGRQSVGRILRRDVAERVFEDADCSVLIVV comes from the coding sequence ATGCCAGCCACCAACCTGTTCCGCAAGATCCTGATCACCGCCGACGGCAGCGAGTATTCGATCCGCGCCGCCGACGCCGCCTTCGCCCTGGCCGCCAGTTGCGGCGCCGAGCTCCACGCCCTGGCCGTCATCGACTCGGGCATCCTGGCCGATTACCGTGACCGCCCGGCCAAGGAGCGCCAGCGCGTCGAGCGCGACCTCAAGATCACCGCCGAGCATCACCTGGGTTACATCGTCGAGCTGGCCAATCAGCGCGGCCTGGAGGTCATGCTCCACATCCGCACCGGCCGGCCCAACATCGAGATCATCAACCTGGCCCGGGAAGAGGAGATCGAGTTGATCGTCATCGGCAAGCACGGCCGCCAGAGCGTCGGCCGCATCCTGCGCCGCGACGTCGCCGAGCGGGTCTTCGAGGACGCCGACTGCTCGGTCTTGATCGTGGTTTGA